One region of Gemmatimonas sp. UBA7669 genomic DNA includes:
- a CDS encoding ABC transporter permease produces MMRVLLLLGVQLAVLAALVTPASAQADRSFARALSTIALDERLRQDAALKVGDTITLATTPDGPGQQLVVSAFTKRTADPSEVARSEYKVRLHLGDLQALLGYGDRVDRFAVVTRDSAATERTLSAVNAQAFGFRAHLSRDIAVETGRTFAVINRFHRAIGVITILASAIFLLCIMLLRVEERRREIATLRLIGLSRRTVVQAIVVEATAIALLGAMLGTGLGWVSSLAVNRFYQGLYRTPLVFSLVTPDVVLLAVVLSAVLGVAAGWLAAQRLVQRAPLALLGR; encoded by the coding sequence ATGATGCGAGTTCTGCTGCTTCTCGGAGTACAGCTGGCGGTGTTGGCGGCTCTGGTCACCCCTGCTTCTGCGCAAGCGGATCGGTCCTTCGCACGTGCGCTCTCGACCATTGCTCTCGACGAACGCCTCCGACAGGACGCGGCGCTCAAGGTGGGCGACACCATCACCCTGGCCACCACACCCGACGGGCCGGGACAGCAACTCGTGGTGTCGGCCTTCACGAAACGCACGGCGGACCCCTCGGAGGTGGCGCGCTCCGAGTACAAGGTGCGACTGCATCTCGGTGACCTGCAGGCGCTGCTGGGCTACGGCGACCGTGTGGACCGTTTTGCCGTGGTGACCCGTGACAGCGCCGCGACCGAACGCACGCTCTCCGCGGTAAACGCACAGGCGTTTGGCTTCCGCGCACACCTCTCGCGGGATATCGCGGTGGAAACCGGACGCACTTTTGCGGTCATCAATCGCTTTCACCGGGCGATCGGGGTCATCACCATTCTGGCCAGCGCGATCTTCCTCTTGTGCATCATGCTGCTGCGGGTGGAAGAACGCCGCCGCGAGATCGCCACGCTGCGATTGATCGGGCTCTCGCGTCGCACCGTGGTCCAGGCCATCGTGGTGGAAGCCACGGCCATTGCGCTGCTGGGCGCTATGCTTGGCACCGGGCTTGGCTGGGTCAGTTCGCTGGCTGTGAATCGCTTCTATCAGGGGCTGTATCGTACGCCGCTGGTGTTTTCGTTGGTCACGCCTGACGTGGTGCTGCTGGCCGTCGTCTTGAGCGCGGTCCTGGGCGTGGCGGCCGGCTGGCTCGCAGCGCAGCGTCTGGTGCAGCGGGCTCCACTTGCGCTGCTGGGCCGTTGA
- a CDS encoding ABC transporter ATP-binding protein produces MSRVLSETMLLEAVDIHRDYAMAGDAVHALRGLSLSVAEGDYVAIVGPSGCGKSTLLNLLGALDRPSRGAVRVRGQDVAQLNDRAATDFRLRSVGFVFQRFHLLPMLTAAENVALPMAEAGVPARERLARAAELLTYVGLGGRTAHRPTQLSGGEQQRVAIARALANKPALMLADEPTGELDARTGAEIIALFEQLNRDGTTLVVVTHDEELAQAARRVVHMKDGAIVRDERLRD; encoded by the coding sequence ATGAGCCGCGTACTTTCTGAAACGATGCTGCTCGAGGCGGTGGACATCCATCGGGACTATGCCATGGCCGGCGACGCGGTGCATGCGCTGCGCGGATTGTCGCTTTCGGTGGCCGAGGGAGACTACGTCGCCATCGTTGGCCCGAGCGGATGCGGCAAGAGCACCCTGCTCAACCTGCTGGGGGCGCTCGACCGGCCATCACGCGGCGCGGTGCGTGTGCGTGGGCAGGATGTCGCGCAGCTCAACGACCGCGCCGCGACGGATTTCCGCCTGCGCAGTGTGGGCTTCGTGTTTCAGCGCTTTCACCTGCTGCCCATGTTGACGGCCGCCGAGAACGTGGCCTTGCCCATGGCGGAAGCCGGTGTGCCGGCGCGCGAACGGCTGGCTCGTGCTGCCGAACTCCTCACATACGTTGGGCTTGGCGGGCGTACAGCGCACCGGCCCACGCAGCTCTCCGGCGGCGAGCAGCAGCGTGTGGCCATTGCGCGCGCGCTGGCCAACAAGCCGGCGCTGATGCTGGCCGATGAGCCAACGGGGGAACTCGATGCGCGAACTGGTGCAGAAATCATTGCTCTGTTCGAGCAGCTCAATCGGGACGGCACCACGCTGGTGGTGGTGACCCATGATGAGGAGCTGGCGCAGGCGGCGCGGCGGGTGGTGCACATGAAGGACGGTGCGATCGTTCGCGACGAGCGGCTGCGGGACTGA
- a CDS encoding ABC transporter permease: MRALLALASLVRHPARTALAVAGIAVSSAMLLDMVMLASGMRLSFRELLDARGFQIRLSPKGTLPFDTEATVGDGRSTLETLQRHPGVLVVAPNLGTQLIAPRGDAGVTLAALGVEPTVQGDYTLLEGRHPVRGEVVASRAALAALGRAVGDTLTLASGWDTQLRLFRGTQVYRVSGIARFHYLGADQHVVALPLADVQALDDGARDDRLSSIMVRLKPNATAGDVARDLTAQLPRVSVLTTADAVAQADERLAYFRNLAFILGSVSLAVGFLLVTTLMTVSVNERIGEIAVQRALGVQATRIVQQIVAEGLVLSLVGGGLGLGLGLLTARYLESILGDFPGLPPDISFFVFQPQDALSAMGMLVVAGALAGILPSWRAARLPIAATLREEAVA; this comes from the coding sequence ATGCGTGCGCTGCTCGCTTTGGCGTCGCTGGTTCGCCATCCGGCCCGCACGGCGCTTGCCGTGGCCGGCATTGCCGTGTCGAGTGCCATGCTGCTGGACATGGTGATGCTGGCCAGTGGCATGCGTCTGTCCTTTCGCGAGCTGCTGGATGCGCGCGGCTTTCAGATCCGCCTGAGCCCCAAGGGCACGCTGCCCTTCGACACTGAGGCGACGGTGGGTGATGGTCGGTCTACGCTGGAGACATTGCAGCGGCATCCGGGCGTGCTGGTCGTGGCGCCCAATCTTGGTACCCAGCTCATCGCGCCACGCGGTGACGCGGGGGTAACCCTCGCTGCGTTGGGCGTTGAGCCGACCGTGCAGGGTGACTACACCCTGCTCGAAGGTCGTCACCCCGTGCGCGGAGAAGTGGTGGCCAGCCGCGCGGCGCTGGCTGCGCTCGGCCGCGCGGTGGGTGACACGCTGACCCTCGCATCCGGTTGGGATACGCAGCTCCGTCTCTTCCGTGGCACGCAGGTGTACCGCGTGTCGGGCATCGCGCGATTTCACTATCTGGGCGCGGATCAACACGTCGTCGCGTTACCGTTGGCCGACGTGCAGGCGCTCGACGATGGCGCCCGCGACGACCGCTTGTCCTCGATCATGGTGCGGCTAAAGCCCAACGCCACTGCGGGTGATGTCGCGCGTGACCTCACCGCGCAGCTTCCGCGCGTGAGTGTCCTGACCACTGCTGATGCGGTGGCGCAGGCCGACGAGCGTCTCGCCTACTTCCGCAACCTTGCCTTCATCCTCGGCAGCGTGTCGCTGGCCGTGGGCTTCCTGCTTGTGACCACGTTGATGACGGTGTCCGTAAACGAACGTATCGGAGAGATTGCCGTGCAGCGCGCCCTGGGTGTGCAGGCGACGCGCATCGTACAGCAGATTGTTGCTGAAGGCCTGGTCTTGTCGCTGGTTGGCGGTGGATTGGGGCTGGGACTGGGACTGCTCACGGCGCGCTATCTGGAGAGCATTCTGGGTGACTTTCCGGGATTGCCTCCCGACATTTCGTTCTTCGTGTTTCAGCCGCAGGACGCCCTGAGTGCCATGGGCATGCTGGTAGTGGCGGGTGCGTTGGCGGGCATTCTGCCCAGTTGGCGTGCCGCGCGACTGCCCATTGCCGCCACACTGCGCGAGGAGGCGGTGGCATGA